One genomic window of Pecten maximus chromosome 3, xPecMax1.1, whole genome shotgun sequence includes the following:
- the LOC117323157 gene encoding uncharacterized protein LOC117323157, whose protein sequence is MNVLSPSGFFSIIFWKAMDRDYLIGEYFKLGLKYSEIIKCLGELHGYGIGIRTLKRVTKKLGLYRRKYKSDILQVALFILKQCEMHGKMHGYRWLHLKCLERGLVVDQETVRSLLHIIDPEGIESRKKNRLRRRVYSTKGPNSVWHIDGYDKLSRYGIKIHGCIDGFSRQIIWLKAGMTNKNPHVIAHYYIESMRKYGMCPRRVRADMGTENVHVETIQKFLRRNHEDEHVNERSFLYGKSINNQRIESLWGIIRRQGIQFWMNVFQELTEDGFHDGGYLDQEISRFCFLRMIQDTLDDISSIWNRHRIRRYKQGINRCGRPFLLHHMPGAFDTVDYGYEIDENEVNICESELEAMPLSPCSKLVEDLCVCIVEGNNIAMPKDPESMHDLYMFLREDIRSNL, encoded by the exons ATGAATGTTTTATCACCGAGTGGTTTCTTCTCCATAATCTTTTGGAAGGCAATGGACCGGGATTACTTGATAGGAGAGTATTTCAAACTTGGACTTAAGTACAGTGAAATAATCAAATGTTTGGGAGAATTGCATGGGTATGGTATAGGAATTCGTACACTTAAAAGAGTTACGAAGAAACTTGGACTTTACCGCCGGAAATACAAGAGTGATATTCTACAGGTAGCATTATTTATACTTAAACAATGTGAAATGCACGGTAAAATGCATGGGTACCGTTGGTTGCACTTAAAATGTCTTGAAAGAGGCTTAGTTGTTGACCAAGAGACAGTCCGTAGTTTACTGCATATTATTGATCCGGAAGGAATTGAGTCAAGAAAAAAGAACAGACTCAGAAGACGAGTATACTCTACAAAAGGTCCAAACTCAGTCTGGCATATCGACGGATATGACAAGCTTTCAAGATATGGAATAAAAATCCACGGCTGCATTGATGGATTCTCACGCCAAATTATTTGGTTGAAAGCTGGGATGACTAATAAAAATCCCCATGTCATTGCTCATTATTATATAGAGAGCATGAGGAAATATGGAATGTGCCCAAGACGTGTAAGAGCTGATATGGGAACTGAAAACGTTCACGTTGAAACTATTCAAAAATTTCTCCGTCGAAACCACGAAGATGAGCATGTCAACGAGAGAAGCTTTTTGTACGGAAAAAGCATAAACAATCAAAGAATTGAGAGCTTGTGGGGAATCATCCGCCGTCAGGGGATTCAATTCTGGATGAACGTTTTCCAAGAACTTACTGAAGATGGTTTCCATGACGGAGGATATTTGGACCAAGAAATATCTCGCTTTTGTTTTCTGCGAATGATACAG GACACTTTAGACGACATAAGTTCTATCTGGAACCGCCACAGGATTCGGCGATACAAACAAGGAATAAACAGATGCGGTCGACCATTTCTTCTTCATCACATGCCTGGCGCATTTGATACTGTGGATTATGGATATGAAATTGACGAAAATGAAGTAAATATTTGTGAAAGTGAATTAGAGGCAATGCCACTTTCGCCATGCTCTAAATTAGTCGAAGATTTGTGCGTTTGTATTGTGGAAGGAAACAACATTGCAATGCCCAAGGATCCGGAAAGTATGCACGATCTGTACATGTTTCTCAGAGAGGATATCAGAAGCAATTTATGA